One Malaclemys terrapin pileata isolate rMalTer1 chromosome 7, rMalTer1.hap1, whole genome shotgun sequence genomic region harbors:
- the IKZF5 gene encoding zinc finger protein Pegasus, whose product MGEKKPEPLDFVKDFQEYLTQQTHHVNMISGSVSGDNDADALQGAGADGDQNGLDHPSVEVSLDENSGMLVDGFERTFDGKLKCRYCNYASKGTARLIEHIRIHTGEKPHRCHLCPFASAYERHLEAHMRSHTGEKPYKCELCSFRCSDRSNLSHHRRRKHKMVPIKGTRSSLSSKKMWGVLQKKTSNLGYSRRSLINLSPPSMVVQKPDYLNDFTHEIPNIQTEAYESMTKTTQTGGLPRDPQDLKIDNPLNQLSTLAGQLSSLPPETQNPASPDVVPCQDEKPFIIQQPAAPAVVSSVSTNIPQSSSPTSPDPRPPHSQRNYSPVAGPSSDRSVHTSTPSISNSQPSTPAPTLPVQDPQLLHHCQHCDMYFADNILYTIHMGCHGFENPFQCNICGCKCKNKYDFACHFARGQHNQH is encoded by the exons ATGGGTGAAAAGAAACCGGAGCCTCTGGATTTCGTAAAAGATTTTCAGGAATATCTTACTCAACAGACACACCATGTAAATATGATTTCTGGATCTGTCAGTGGAGACAATGATGCAGATGCCCTTCAGGGAG CTGGGGCAGATGGTGATCAGAATGGACTAGATCATCCTTCTGTTGAAGTTTCACTGGATGAAAACTCAGGAATGTTAGTGGATGGGTTTGAAAGGACATTTGATGGAAAGCTGAAGTGTCGATATTGCAACTATGCCAGCAAAGGAACAGCACGGCTTATAGAGCATATCAGAATTCACACAG gtgaaaAGCCACACAGATGCCATCTATGTCCATTTGCATCAGCCTATGAACGTCATCTGGAAGCGCACATGCGATCACATACTGGTGAAAAACCATATAAATGCGAATTGTGTTCCTTCCGCTGCAGTGACAGAAGTAACCTGTCTCATCATCGTAGACGCAAGCATAAAATGGTACCTATAAAAGGTACTAGGTCTTCCCTAAGCAGCAAGAAAATGTGGGGGGTTTTGCAGAAGAAGACCAGCAATCTGGGATACAGCAGAAGATCATTAATTAATTTGAGCCCGCCTTCCATGGTGGTTCAGAAACCAGACTACCTTAATGATTTCACCCATGAAATCCCAAATATTCAGACTGAAGCATATGAAAGCATGACAAAAACAACACAGACTGGTGGCCTGCCGAGAGATCCACAAGACCTTAAGATAGACAATCCATTAAATCAGCTATCAACATTAGCAGGACAGTTGTCTAGCTTGCCACCTGAAACCCAAAACCCAGCATCTCCTGATGTTGTACCATGCCAAGATGAAAAGCCTTTTATAATACAGCAGCCTGCTGCACCAGCAGTAGTTTCATCTGTGTCAACAAATATTCCTCAAAGTTCATCTCCTACTAGCCCAGATCCTCGGCCCCCACACAGTCAAAGGAACTACAGTCCAGTGGCAGGTCCAAGCAGTGATCGCAGCGTCCATACTAGTACTCCTAGCATAAGTAACAGTCAGCCAAGTACTCCAGCTCCAACCCTTCCAGTTCAGGATCCTCAGCTTCTGCATCACTGCCAGCACTGTGACATGTATTTTGCAGACAATATCCTTTATACTATTCACATGGGATGTCATGGGTTTGAAAATCCGTTTCAGTGCAACATATGTGGGTGCAAATGTAAAAATAAGTATGACTTTGCTTGCCATTTTGCAAGAGGTCAACATAACCAACATTGA